Proteins found in one Drosophila innubila isolate TH190305 chromosome X, UK_Dinn_1.0, whole genome shotgun sequence genomic segment:
- the LOC117793832 gene encoding protein YIPF1 encodes METPTADDLLQFRDYSATNSGAPAQINVNSPTHATGGGGGIGSGNFNAQRQRGDPLADLIYDMSNTAQSMTGGGGGGSGGGSGGAQGASTDAAAGGARLSFLTIEYYQQFFNVDTYMVMERIVNSMIPKRAAANYLRMNIGENPDLYGPFWITITLIFSIAISGNIASYLQQANEKYHWHYNFHLVSYAATCIFLYANILPAILWALFKYSLKPVDQADAVETDSASYTPTLLSLMCIYGYSLAIYIPVSILWVINISLLQWLLVITAAMLSGTVLIAVLTPALRNSQYSLFLIIGILSAHVVLAAGFLLYFFHSPPDPLTGLKMTPPPPVNAIQKMVTQVVSGDLPPSNQTG; translated from the exons ATGGAAACACCGACCGCCGATGATTTGCTACAGTTTCGCGACTACAGCGCAACAAATAGCGGCGCACCAGCACAAATCAATGTGAACTCGCCAACGCATGCAactggcggtggcggtggtaTTGGTAGCGGCAACTTTAACGCACAGCGCCAACGTGGTGATCCACTGGCCGATCTTATCTATGATATGAGTAATACGGCACAGTCGATGACTGGCGGTGGAGGCGGTGGCTCTGGCGGTGGCTCTGGTGGTGCACAAGGCGCCTCAACGGATGCGGCAGCTGGCGGTGCACGTCTCTCCTTTCTGACCATCGAATACTATCAGCAATTCTTTAACGTGGACACATATATGGTGATGGAGCGTATTGTCAACTCGATGATACCAAAACGCGCGGCTGCCAACTATTTGCGCATGAACATTGGCGAGAATCCGGATTTGTATGGTCCCTTCTGGATAACCATAACGCTG ATCTTCTCGATTGCGATTAGTGGTAACATTGCCAGCTATTTGCAGCAGGCAAATGAAAAGTACCACTGGCATTATAATTTCCATCTGGTCTCTTATGCTGCCAcctgcatatttttatatgccaACATTCTGCCAGCCATTCTCTGGGCACTCTTTAAGTATAGTCTCAAGCCGGTGGATCAAGCGGATGCCGTTGAAACGGACAGT GCGAGCTACACGCCCACTTTGTTGTCCCTCATGTGCATCTATGGCTACAGTTTGGCCATCTATATACCCGTTTCCATACTCTGGGTCATCAAT aTATCATTATTACAGTGGCTGCTGGTTATAACGGCCGCAATGCTCTCTGGCACCGTGCTGATTGCCGTGCTCACTCCTGCGCTACGCAATTCACAGTATTCCCTATTTCTTATCATTGGCATACTCAGTGCTCACGTTGTTCTGGCTGCCGGATTTCTGCTTTACTTCTTCCATAGTCCACCCGATCCTTTGACGGGTCTCAAGATGACACCGCCACCACCCGTTAATGCCATACAAAAGATGGTCACCCAAGTAGTGTCCGGAGATCTGCCGCCGTCTAATCAAACGGGCTAG
- the LOC117793714 gene encoding breast cancer metastasis-suppressor 1-like protein: MPVKNGESDAEGDVSGAESEHSNSSQAHDTSDEEEEEANECDSDDSSEMDASEIERRRAEHMEDLASLERQFSQLREQYYYERISLIERQLSEVRSGRSEEFVQPQKELDKVYRTRIEVADVLRKFRLQNIEHKYLSEEQAASQHFESEKQMTLDYLREDLMERIRRLEEDRHNVEISWDNWGNDKRQSKVRGPGRKKAVTVTGPYVVYMLREEDIMEDWTIIRKALKRSSTAAVAATGGGATSTAGGVSGLVGVPLTATAMAGANG; this comes from the exons ATGCCAGTAAAAAATGGCGAATCGGATGCTGAGGGCGACGTCTCTGGGGCAGAGTCGGAGCACTCGAACTCTAGCCAGGCACACGACACCTCcgacgaggaggaggaggaggccaATGAATGCGACTCCGATGATTCATCCGAAATGGATGCCAGCGAAATTGAGAGACGTCGAGCTGAACATATGGAAGACTTGG CGAGCTTGGAGCGGCAGTTTAGCCAATTGCGAGAACAATATTACTACGAGCGAATCAGTCTCATTGAGCGGCAACTGTCCGAGGTGCGATCTGGAAGATCCGAGGAGTTTGTACAGCCACAGAAGGAACTGGACAAGGTGTATCGCACGCGGATTGAGGTCGCCGACGTCTTGCGCAAGTTTCGCCTGCAAAACATTGAACACAAATACTTGTCCGAGGAGCAGGCAGCCTCCCAACACTTTGAG AGTGAAAAGCAAATGACTTTAGATTATCTGCGGGAGGATCTAATGGAGCGCATACGACGGCTCGAGGAGGATCGTCACAATGTGGAGATCTCGTGGGATAATTGGGGCAATGACAAGCGGCAAAGTAAAGTGCGAGGACCGGGACGAAAAAAGGCAGTCACTGTTACGGGTCCCTATGTTGTATATATGCTGCGCGAAGAGGATATTATGGAGGATTGGACCATTATACGAAAGGCGCTCAAACGATCCTCAACGGCGGCCGTGGCAGCAACTGGCGGTGGTGCCACATCAACGGCGGGTGGAGTCAGTGGTCTGGTGGGCGTACCCTTAACGGCCACCGCAATGGCGGGGGCCAATGGATAA
- the LOC117780985 gene encoding probable 39S ribosomal protein L49, mitochondrial → MAASAKLMVTSLLQHRLTQLTRSLHTQPALLSNFRSSREVQPLDQYPEVEVVHNPPEWKFVERLLPPTTVPQPVAKAAYPSGWKPQASDGTTDGYFVARTKNHMVPVYLHTRFRGQRRLTVVRRVQGDIWALERDLRAVVERARNGKLCATRVNELSGQIHIHGDYVDVLREHLKAKGF, encoded by the exons ATGGCAGCAAGTGCTAAATTAATGGTAACCAGTCTGCTGCAGCACAGACTGACACAG CTCACGCGATCATTGCACACACAACCCGCACTCTTGTCCAACTTTCGCTCGTCCCGGGAAGTGCAACCGTTGGATCAATATCCCGAAGTTGAGGTTGTACACAATCCGCCCGAATGGAAGTTCGTGGAACGCCTGCTGCCGCCAACAACAGTGCCACAGCCGGTCGCCAAGGCGGCATATCCATCCGGGTGGAAGCCACAGGCAAGCGATGGCACAACTGATGGCTACTTTGTGGCACGCACCAAAAATCACATGGTGCCCGTCTATCTGCACACCCGCTTCCGCGGTCAGCGTCGCCTAACCGTCGTCCGACGCGTCCAGGGTGACATCTGGGCACTGGAACGTGATCTCCGTGCCGTCGTGGAGCGTGCGCGCAATGGAAAACTGTGTGCCACACGTGTCAACGAGCTAAGTGGTCAGATTCACATCCATGGCGACTACGTGGACGTGCTGCGGGAGCATCTCAAGGCTAAGGGCTTTTAG
- the LOC117780966 gene encoding homeobox protein 5 has protein sequence MARKDDPVFNVKFVELVEKQACLWNYTHPGYSKKEEVQKAWQHVANEIKDTVRNSRERWRTIRSSFLRSLKLARTQTGRGKRKYYLSKYLQFLIPYTKSRACHKQMPPNAHQNANATSNSNCNPNPNPNSNTNPHPNPNGGMVLRKPSTSTTAATFLATLSTQPMTRIGQMRHHSNANANAIDHDEDTKDSNDSDAVGVVAAAAATVAQPLEVQVSEEEQDQQDNDNDNDRNATQTPLRLQAIKVEHQQHHQQQNNDKIVAAAAAQHSLVTLPVTMAAALRNNLDWTELTEWLKGNSNANQLQFHHLHHNNNNNSSSLNHNNMLSHHGHIVGTANTPPPTASTPAPASLATSGTGAGLGSATVAGTPPDADYSFLISLHPYLKEMSGKQNRRFKQKVVGLIDNVLDNVDV, from the exons ATGGCACGCAAGGATGATCCCGTTTTCAATGTGAAATTTGTGGAACTCGTTGAGAAGCAGGCTTGCTTGTGGAACTACACGCATCCGGGCTACAGCAAAAAGGAGGAGGTACAAAAAGCTTGGCAACATGTGGCCAATGAGATAAAGGACACAG TGCGCAACTCGAGGGAACGCTGGCGAACCATCAGGAGCAGTTTTCTGCGATCCTTGAAATTGGCCCGTACACAGACGGGACGAGGCAAgcgtaaatattatttgtccAAGTACTTGCAGTTTCTGATACCCTACACTAAGTCGAGGGCGTGTCACAAGCAAATGCCACCGAATGCCCATCAAAATGCCAATGCCACGAGCAATTCCAATtgcaatcccaatcccaatcccaattcaaatacaaatccACATCCAAATCCAAATGGAGGCATGGTGTTGCGCAAACCAAGTACATCGACGACGGCAGCAACATTTTTGGCCACATTGAGCACACAGCCAATGACACGAATTGGACAGATGCGACATCACAgcaatgcgaatgcgaatgccaTTGACCATGATGAGGACACCAAAGACAGCAACGATAGCGATGCAGTTggagttgttgctgcagcagcagcaacagttgctcaGCCGTTGGAAGTGCAAGTGTCTGAGGAGGAGCAGGATCAGCaggataatgataatgataatgatagaAATGCAACACAGACACCACTAAGATTGCAGGCCATCAAAGTGgagcatcaacaacatcacCAGCAACAGAATAACGataaaattgttgctgctgctgctgcacaaCATTCATTGGTCACACTGCCGGTGACAATGGCGGCGGCATTACGCAATAATCTCGATTGGACGGAGTTAACCGAGTGGCtaaaaggcaacagcaacgccAACCAGTTGCAGTTCCATCACCtacaccacaacaacaacaacaacagcagcagcctaAACCACAACAATATGTTGTCGCATCATGGACATATTGTTGGTACAGCAAACACACCGCCACCAACTGCCAGTACACCAGCTCCAGCATCGCTAGCAACATCTGGAACTGGAGCTGGTCTGGgatcagcaacagttgctggtACGCCGCCAGATGCGGATTATTCGTTTTTAATCAGCCTGCATCCCTATTTGAAGGAAATGAGTGGCAAACAGAATCGACGCTTTAAACAGAAGGTTGTCGGTCTCATTGACAATGTTCTTGACAATGTGGATGTTTAG
- the LOC117780974 gene encoding probable FAD synthase, producing the protein MNKCCIQTTQQATITKSSNIVDMFPNKNNSKSNNTNNTSNNTSNNQKTTCNGSNRSASSCVNNCPVTITPEIRVHIERRLQTAYDFFEETLQLYRVDQLIFCFNGGKDCTVLLDLLMRYCRSQGIASKDIPMLYIESDDSFAEIDEFVSSCVQLYDVQLIKYKDSLKVALTHMTQDMPRIKAVFVGSRNTDPYCERLQSMQKTDSDWPEMMRLNPLLEWSYHDIWHYIHMYKVPYCPLYSHGYTSIGYKSNTLPNPHLKRSCNPSPDATDSGCYKPAWELADPTKERAGRMAKK; encoded by the exons ATGAACAAATGTTGCATACAGACGACACAACAGGCGACGATAACAAAGTCGTCCAATATTGTTGACATGTTccccaacaaaaacaacagcaagagcaacaacaccaacaacaccagcaacaacacaagcaacaaccaGAAAACAACTTGCAACGGGAGCAACAGGAGTGCATCCTCATGTGTCAACAATTGTCCCGTCACAATCACACCGGAGATTCGTGTGCATATTGAAAGAAGGCTTCAGACAGCCTATGATTTCTTTGAGGAAACACTGCAATTGTATCGTGTGGATCAGTTGATATTTTGCTTTAATGGCGGCAAGGATTGCACGGTCCTTTTGGATCTGTTGATGCGCTATTGCCGATCCCAGGGTATTGCCAGCAAGGATATACCCATGCTCTACATTGAGTCGGATGATTCATTTGCCGAGATCGATGAGTTTGTCTCCAGCTGTGTGCAGCTCTACGATGTCCAGTTGATCAAGTATAAGGATTCACTAAAGGTGGCACTCACCCACATGACACAGGATATGCCACGGATTAAAGCCGTATTTGTGGGTAGCCGCAATACGGATCCATATTGTGAGCGTTTGCAATCGATGCAG AAAACGGACAGCGATTGGCCGGAAATGATGCGCTTGAATCCATTGCTGGAGTGGAGCTATCACGATATATGGCAttatatacacatgtacaaAGTACCCTATTGTCCGCTGTATTCTCATGGATATACATCGATTGGTTACAAATCCAACACGTTGCCCAATCCGCATTTGAAACGCAGCTGCAATCCAAGTCCGGACGCAACCGACTCCGGTTGCTATAAGCCCGCATGGGAGTTGGCTGATCCCACAAAGGAGCGTGCCGGTCGCATGGCCAAAAAATGA
- the LOC117780955 gene encoding asparagine synthetase domain-containing protein CG17486, with translation MCGIFCAISENNEVACELHSALEQLLHNRGPDVNDKYLIDNVLLAGNVLWQQGAAPQKQPITKGELSLLFNGDLYNLETDKPATQSDSAWLMEKLTKCNSDNELLLLLQQLQGPYCLILYNRHENTLYFCRDALGRNSLIIERDAQCIRLLSTSCHLRQTSSLELPPLGLYKLKLAAFNKCELYPWQCLNEGTMQQLQILNATMRWETHVACPIAPQWLSSGVQTTDIYDLYDLVDKTEPKLEQLYERLLDNRQLKKTLQTFDKLLQHSVAQRVLNTAPVCRNCVACGKCGHAKICVLFSGGIDCTILALLADKFVPQTEPIELINVAFERVASATTESSWNVPDRQTSQQSYEELQRLCPQRMWQLHEVNVTRDQLKQQLSSHIHQLIYPLQTVLDESLGCAFWFAASAAKSTARVALLGSGADELFGGYTRHRNAYRRAGNDLKTLHHELEMDWQRIPARNLARDDRVIADCGKTARAPFIEEHVSQFVRSLMPQQRCCYSLPEGVGDKLLLRLYGYSLGLRDAVLLKKRAIQFGSRIADKKQQANQISEYLRFESLQLN, from the exons ATGTGCGGAATATTTTGTGCAATAAGTGAAAATAATGAGGTAGCATGTGAATTGCACAGTGCATTGGAGCAACTGCTGCATAATCGTGGACCCGATGTTAATGACAAGTACTTAATTGATAACGTGCTGCTTGCCGGCAACGTTTTGTGGCAACAAGGCGCTGCGCCTCAAAAGCAACCCATAACTAAGGGCGAATTGTCGCTACTTTTCAATGGAGATTTGTACAATTTGGAGACAGACAAACCGGCAACACAATCCGACAGCGCTTGGCTAATGGAAAAGCTTACAAAATGCAACAGCGACAATgagctgttattgttgttgcaacagctgcaaggTCCCTACTGCCTCATTCTCTACaatag ACATGAAAATACTTTGTACTTTTGCCGCGATGCTCTGGGCCGAAATTCGCTAATCATCGAGAGGGACGCACAGTGCATCAGGCTGTTGAGCACCTCATGCCACTTGAGGCAGACTAGTTCGCTGGAGCTGCCACCTCTCGGCCTCTATAAGCTGAAGCTTGCCGCATTTAACAAATGTGAACTTTATCCTTGGCAGTGCCTCAATGAGGGCACaatgcaacagctgcaaataCTGAACGCCACAATGCGCTGGGAAACgcatgtggcatgccccaTAGCGCCGCAATGGCTGAGCAGCGGCGTACAAACAACGGATATCTACGATCTTTATGATCTAGTGGACAAAACGGAGCCAAAGCTGGAGCAGCTCTATGAGAGATTACTGGACAATCGGCAGCTGAAAAAAACGCTGCAAACCTTTGAtaaattgttgcaacattCAGTGGCACAGCGTGTATTGAATACAGCGCCCGTTTGCCGCAattgtgtggcatgtggcaagtgtggACATGCCAAAATATGTGTGCTCTTCTCCGGCGGCATTGATTGCACCATTTTGGCGCTGTTGGCCGACAAATTTGTGCCACAAACGGAGCCCATTGAGCTGATTAATGTGGCATTCGAAAGGGTTGCAAGTGCCACAACCGAGTCCAGTTGGAATGTGCCGGATCGTCAGACGTCACAGCAATCCTACGAGGAACTGCAACGTTTGTGCCCGCAACgcatgtggcagctgcatGAAGTGAATGTGACACGCGATCAATTGAAACAACAATTGAGCTCACATATCCATCAATTGATCTACCCACTCCAAACGGTGCTCGATGAATCTCTCGGTTGTGCCTTCTGGTTTGCCGCCTCCGCTGCTAAGTCGACGGCACGTGTTGCACTCTTGGGCAGCGGCGCCGATGAACTCTTTGGTGGCTACACGAGACATCGCAATGCCTACAGACGAGCTGGCAACGATCTGAAGACATTGCACCATGAACTGGAGATGGATTGGCAACGCATTCCGGCACGGAATTTGGCACGTGATGATCGTGTCATTGCCGACTGTGGCAAGACGGCGCGTGCCCCATTCATTGAGGAGCATGTCTCCCAATTTGTGCGCTCGTTGATGCCACAACAGCGTTGTTGCTACTCGCTGCCCGAGGGTGTCGGTGATAAGTTGCTGCTCCGTCTCTATGGCTACAGTCTGGGATTACGGGATGCGGTGCTGCTCAAGAAACGCGCCATTCAGTTCGGTTCCCGCATTGCCGACAAGAAGCAACAGGCCAACCAAATATCCGAGTATCTCAGATTCGAGTCcttgcaattaaattga